In Dehalococcoidia bacterium, a single window of DNA contains:
- the nadB gene encoding L-aspartate oxidase, with translation MLPAYDYVIIGSGIAGLFAALTARDHGSVLIVTKGSIDECNTKHAQGGIAAPVGIDDSPALHLQDTIAAGAGLVNEEAARILTEEATDRIADLVRFGVPFDSVDGEVALGREGAHSRARVLHAGGDSTGAHIELSLSSLARMSRITVLEYCLAEEILLEDGCVRGVRALDARTHSRQEFECRHLILATGGCGHLYKVSTNPDVATADGVALAYRAGAEITDMEFIQFHPTALRMPGVPPFLISEAVRGEGGVLRNRQGEPFMAKYHPQKDLAPRDIVARAILRELTHDGSDHVFLDVTHLPPQKVSSRFPQIYRFCHERGLDITKEPIPVSPAAHYMMGGVRTNTWGETNLRGLYACGEVACTGVHGANRLASNSLLETVVFAKRAVERTLMAEAPAEPRNGEQLLPEETATLPTPEPGEPPRLDRSRLQALMWEDVGIVRCEESLRRARATLSAWAASLAPPADRPSHELANLLLAGRLVTEAALLREESRGAHYRTDFPEPRDCWRRHIVFRKDG, from the coding sequence ATGTTGCCCGCTTACGACTACGTCATCATAGGCTCCGGTATCGCCGGGCTCTTCGCGGCGCTCACTGCCCGCGACCACGGTAGCGTGCTCATCGTTACGAAAGGCTCGATCGACGAGTGCAACACGAAGCACGCGCAGGGCGGAATAGCCGCCCCCGTGGGCATCGATGACTCGCCCGCGCTCCACCTCCAGGACACGATCGCCGCCGGCGCGGGTCTCGTAAACGAGGAGGCGGCCCGCATCCTGACGGAGGAGGCGACTGACCGCATCGCCGACCTCGTGCGCTTCGGCGTGCCGTTTGACAGCGTCGACGGCGAGGTGGCGCTCGGCCGCGAGGGTGCGCACAGCCGGGCACGGGTGCTCCACGCCGGTGGCGACTCCACGGGCGCGCACATCGAGCTGTCGCTGAGCAGCCTGGCGCGGATGTCGCGCATCACCGTCCTCGAGTACTGCCTGGCGGAGGAGATCCTGCTCGAGGACGGCTGCGTGCGGGGAGTGCGGGCGCTGGACGCGCGGACGCACAGCCGTCAGGAGTTCGAGTGCCGCCATCTCATCCTGGCGACGGGCGGCTGCGGCCATCTCTACAAGGTGAGCACGAACCCGGACGTCGCCACGGCAGACGGCGTGGCGCTGGCCTACAGGGCGGGCGCCGAAATCACCGACATGGAATTCATCCAGTTCCACCCAACGGCCCTGCGGATGCCGGGCGTGCCGCCGTTCCTCATCTCCGAGGCGGTGCGCGGCGAGGGCGGTGTCCTGCGCAACCGGCAGGGCGAGCCCTTCATGGCGAAGTACCACCCGCAGAAAGACCTTGCGCCCCGCGACATCGTGGCGAGGGCGATCCTCAGAGAGCTCACGCATGACGGCAGCGACCACGTCTTCCTTGACGTGACGCACCTGCCGCCGCAGAAGGTAAGCTCGCGCTTCCCCCAAATCTACCGCTTCTGCCACGAGCGCGGCCTCGACATCACGAAGGAGCCGATACCGGTGTCGCCCGCCGCCCACTACATGATGGGCGGCGTCCGCACGAACACCTGGGGCGAGACGAACCTGCGCGGCCTCTACGCATGCGGCGAGGTCGCCTGCACGGGCGTCCACGGCGCGAACCGGCTCGCCAGCAACTCGCTGCTGGAGACGGTCGTCTTCGCGAAGCGGGCCGTGGAGCGGACGCTCATGGCGGAAGCGCCCGCGGAACCACGGAACGGAGAACAGCTCCTGCCCGAGGAGACGGCCACGCTTCCGACTCCGGAGCCCGGCGAGCCGCCGCGGCTGGACCGCTCGCGGTTGCAGGCGCTTATGTGGGAAGACGTGGGCATCGTGCGATGCGAGGAGTCGCTGCGGCGCGCGAGGGCGACGCTTTCCGCTTGGGCGGCATCGCTGGCGCCTCCCGCCGACCGGCCGTCGCACGAGCTGGCGAACTTGCTGCTGGCGGGTCGTCTCGTCACCGAAGCGGCGCTCCTGCGGGAAGAGAGCCGCGGCGCCCACTACCGCACCGACTTCCCCGAGCCGCGGGACTGCTGGCGCCGCCACATCGTCTTCAGGAAAGATGGCTAG
- the nadA gene encoding quinolinate synthase NadA, translating into MVKEALFHPDTAAACENVPATVPLGEERSFAFWQQDIPEEYWPLEADELRERIAAARRALGPRAAVPGHHYQRDDIIRFADVRGDSLKLAQWAARQSEAEFIVFCGVHFMAESADILTAPRQAVMLPNMAAGCSMADMAAPEDVLSCWRELEELGIAGETVPVTYINSAASLKAFCGQRDGIVCTSTNARAVVRWAFQQKKRVFFFPDEHLGRYTGVSAGIPLEAMPVWDYFRPKGSLGGNEAERLRESRMVLWKGYCGVHQRFTVEQVRQARERDPEVRVAVHPECRLDVIQAADFCGSTEQIIRAVEESPSGSRWAVGTEINMVRRLAQENRDKTVFSLDPDPCPCSTMYRIHPAYLCWVLERLVAGEVVNRVTVEPETARWAKLALDRMLSIA; encoded by the coding sequence ATGGTAAAGGAAGCGCTTTTCCACCCCGATACTGCTGCGGCCTGCGAAAACGTCCCGGCGACCGTTCCCCTGGGGGAGGAGCGGTCGTTCGCTTTCTGGCAGCAGGACATCCCTGAGGAGTACTGGCCGCTGGAAGCCGACGAGCTCCGCGAGCGTATCGCGGCGGCGCGACGGGCGCTGGGACCGAGGGCCGCAGTCCCCGGGCACCACTATCAGCGCGACGATATCATACGCTTCGCCGATGTCCGCGGCGATTCGCTGAAGCTGGCGCAGTGGGCAGCGCGACAGTCCGAGGCGGAGTTCATCGTCTTTTGCGGCGTTCATTTCATGGCAGAAAGCGCCGATATCCTGACGGCGCCCCGCCAGGCGGTGATGCTCCCCAACATGGCGGCCGGCTGCTCCATGGCCGATATGGCCGCCCCCGAAGACGTCCTCTCCTGTTGGCGAGAGCTGGAGGAGCTGGGCATCGCCGGAGAGACGGTGCCCGTCACTTACATTAACTCGGCGGCGTCGCTCAAGGCGTTCTGCGGGCAGCGTGACGGTATCGTCTGCACGTCGACCAACGCGCGCGCGGTCGTCCGCTGGGCCTTCCAGCAGAAGAAGCGCGTCTTCTTCTTCCCCGACGAGCACCTTGGCCGCTACACCGGCGTCAGCGCCGGCATCCCCCTCGAGGCCATGCCCGTCTGGGACTACTTCCGCCCGAAGGGGAGTCTCGGTGGCAACGAAGCGGAGCGGCTGCGGGAAAGCCGCATGGTCCTGTGGAAGGGGTACTGCGGCGTCCACCAGCGCTTCACCGTGGAACAGGTACGGCAGGCGCGCGAGCGCGACCCGGAGGTGCGGGTAGCCGTCCACCCCGAGTGCCGGTTGGACGTGATACAGGCGGCCGACTTCTGTGGCTCGACCGAGCAGATCATCCGCGCCGTCGAAGAGTCGCCATCCGGCAGCCGCTGGGCAGTGGGCACCGAGATCAACATGGTGCGCCGGCTGGCCCAGGAGAACCGCGACAAGACTGTCTTCTCCCTCGATCCCGATCCCTGCCCCTGCTCGACGATGTACCGTATTCACCCCGCGTATTTGTGCTGGGTGCTCGAGCGCCTGGTCGCGGGCGAAGTCGTGAACCGCGTGACGGTGGAGCCGGAGACGGCGCGCTGGGCGAAGCTGGCTCTCGACCGCATGCTATCGATAGCGTGA
- a CDS encoding NUDIX domain-containing protein → MTPRSKADGAQPIVAVFVVIFTVKDEDLKVLLIRRGVEPFRGWWAIPGGRLQPGETLDAAAARKLVEETGVSDVYLEQLYTFGELDRSARDGAIAIGYFALVPYDSVSLPAREDWPTAWFSLKELPDLAFENKTVLDYALTRLRYKLEYTNVAYSLLPPFFTMSQLQSVYESILGRKLDKRNFRKRILSLGIVQPTEKTVVFGAHRPAKLYTFSSRRPQTV, encoded by the coding sequence GTGACCCCGAGAAGCAAAGCGGATGGGGCGCAGCCCATTGTCGCCGTCTTCGTCGTCATCTTCACCGTGAAGGACGAAGACCTGAAGGTGCTGCTCATCCGACGCGGCGTGGAGCCGTTCCGCGGCTGGTGGGCAATACCGGGCGGACGTCTTCAGCCCGGCGAGACGCTGGACGCGGCGGCGGCGCGCAAGCTCGTCGAGGAGACGGGGGTCAGCGACGTTTACCTGGAGCAGCTCTACACCTTCGGCGAACTCGACCGGAGCGCGCGGGACGGCGCCATCGCTATCGGCTACTTCGCGCTCGTCCCCTACGACAGCGTTTCACTGCCCGCCCGCGAGGACTGGCCCACCGCCTGGTTCTCCCTCAAGGAACTGCCCGACCTTGCCTTCGAGAACAAGACGGTGCTCGACTACGCGCTGACGCGGCTGCGCTACAAGCTGGAGTACACGAACGTGGCGTACAGCCTTCTGCCACCCTTCTTCACGATGAGCCAGCTCCAGTCGGTCTACGAGTCGATACTGGGCCGGAAGCTGGACAAGCGGAACTTCCGAAAGCGCATCCTATCGCTGGGGATCGTGCAGCCGACCGAGAAGACAGTGGTCTTCGGAGCGCACCGTCCGGCCAAGCTCTACACGTTCTCCTCGCGCCGGCCGCAAACGGTCTGA
- a CDS encoding MiaB/RimO family radical SAM methylthiotransferase yields the protein MRYHIWTMGCQMNIADSAKLAAGLDLLGHEQTERVEDADLIVVNTCVVREHAENRAVNKLAALRRLKARRNGVKIALTGCLVGPHLDDLRKRFPYVDAFAPPQAFDEIGGLAGAPCGGGFWDGVFPVPGGPTAYVPVIHGCNRFCSYCIVPYRRGRERSRPIDEVRREVERLAAGGAREVTLLGQSVEAYGHDLPDRPDLADMMRSLHDVDGLERIRFLTSYPADLTERIIEAVAELPKVCECFSLPLQSGDDEVLARMRRGYTVEQYRAVVESIRRAMPDAGISTDVIVGFCGESDEQFRRTYDVLADLRFDKVHVAAYSPRPGTIAARKMADDVPPEAKQARLQAVEELEARVAGEINAALVGTVQEVLVEERRRGRWSGRTRSGKLVHFDGELRPGDLARVRIEKASPWSLIGSVIERKATA from the coding sequence CTGCGCTACCACATCTGGACGATGGGCTGTCAGATGAACATCGCCGACTCGGCGAAGCTGGCGGCCGGGCTCGACCTGCTGGGCCACGAGCAGACGGAACGCGTCGAGGACGCCGATCTGATCGTCGTCAACACGTGCGTCGTCCGCGAGCACGCCGAGAACCGCGCCGTAAACAAGCTGGCGGCGTTGCGGCGGCTGAAAGCGCGGCGGAACGGCGTCAAGATCGCGCTCACGGGCTGCCTCGTCGGGCCGCACCTCGACGACTTGCGGAAGCGCTTCCCGTACGTCGACGCCTTCGCGCCCCCGCAGGCCTTCGACGAGATCGGCGGGCTTGCCGGCGCGCCCTGCGGCGGCGGCTTCTGGGACGGCGTCTTTCCCGTGCCCGGCGGCCCGACCGCCTACGTGCCGGTGATTCACGGCTGCAACAGGTTCTGCTCGTACTGCATCGTCCCTTACCGGCGGGGCCGTGAGCGCAGCCGCCCGATCGACGAGGTGCGGCGCGAGGTCGAGCGCCTGGCCGCCGGCGGCGCGCGTGAGGTCACGCTCCTCGGGCAGTCGGTCGAGGCGTACGGACACGATTTGCCTGACCGGCCCGACCTCGCCGACATGATGCGCTCGCTTCACGATGTCGACGGGCTGGAGCGCATCCGCTTCCTGACCTCGTACCCCGCCGATTTGACGGAGCGCATAATCGAGGCGGTCGCGGAGCTGCCGAAGGTCTGCGAGTGCTTCAGCCTGCCCCTGCAATCGGGGGACGATGAGGTGCTCGCGCGCATGCGGCGCGGATATACCGTCGAGCAGTACCGCGCGGTCGTCGAAAGCATACGGCGCGCGATGCCGGACGCGGGGATCAGCACCGACGTCATCGTCGGCTTCTGCGGCGAGAGCGACGAGCAGTTCCGCCGCACGTACGACGTGCTGGCGGATCTGCGCTTCGACAAGGTGCACGTGGCCGCCTACTCGCCGCGTCCGGGCACCATCGCCGCCCGCAAGATGGCGGACGACGTGCCGCCGGAAGCAAAGCAGGCGCGGCTGCAGGCGGTCGAGGAGCTGGAGGCGCGGGTGGCGGGAGAGATAAACGCCGCCCTTGTCGGTACTGTTCAGGAGGTGCTGGTCGAGGAACGGCGCCGCGGCAGGTGGAGCGGGCGCACCCGTTCGGGGAAGCTCGTCCACTTCGACGGCGAGCTGCGGCCCGGCGACCTGGCGCGCGTGCGCATCGAGAAGGCGAGCCCGTGGTCGCTGATCGGCAGCGTTATCGAGAGGAAGGCGACAGCGTGA
- the nth gene encoding endonuclease III produces MLEATEIIQRLRAAYGPLPRRQRRAPLDELVLGVLSQNTSDVNSERAFDRLKASFADWELAARASVAEIEDAVRVGGLGPTKAARIKALLDEVRRRGGALDLRAPASLPLGEAKSWLESLPGVGPKTAAVVLLFSFDMPAMPVDTHVHRVAWRLGLISPRASTRRAQETLESMASPGHMYDFHVYLIAHGRRTCVARRPRCPECALRQGCPSAKLYHPFLAVSSS; encoded by the coding sequence ATGCTCGAAGCGACCGAAATCATACAACGGCTGAGGGCCGCGTACGGCCCCCTCCCGCGAAGACAGCGGCGCGCCCCCCTCGACGAACTCGTCCTGGGGGTGCTGTCGCAGAACACGTCGGACGTGAACTCGGAGCGGGCGTTCGACCGGCTGAAGGCGTCCTTCGCGGACTGGGAGCTGGCCGCGAGGGCGAGCGTCGCCGAAATCGAGGACGCGGTCCGCGTCGGCGGGCTGGGCCCGACGAAGGCCGCGCGCATAAAGGCGCTGCTCGACGAGGTGCGCCGGCGGGGGGGCGCGCTCGACCTGCGGGCGCCGGCGTCGCTGCCGCTTGGCGAGGCGAAATCGTGGCTGGAGTCGCTGCCCGGCGTGGGACCGAAGACGGCGGCCGTCGTGCTCCTCTTCTCGTTCGACATGCCGGCGATGCCCGTCGACACGCACGTACACCGCGTCGCCTGGCGGCTGGGACTCATCTCGCCAAGGGCGTCGACGCGGCGGGCACAGGAAACGCTGGAGTCGATGGCGTCGCCGGGGCACATGTACGACTTCCATGTGTACCTTATCGCGCATGGGCGCCGCACGTGCGTGGCGCGCCGTCCGCGCTGTCCGGAGTGCGCGCTGCGTCAGGGCTGCCCCTCGGCAAAGCTTTACCATCCTTTCTTGGCAGTAAGCAGTTCTTGA
- the selD gene encoding selenide, water dikinase SelD: MTQSEGQEVRLTRLASCAGUAGKAGIALLAQVVRPLAEAFKPQDYPDLIVGLAGLDDAAVYKLSDDLAIVLTTDFFPPVVDDPYVFGAVAAANAMSDVFAMGGEVVLALNVVGFPEDAPPEVLGEILRGGAAKVAEAGGAIAGGHTVYDREPKYGLCVLGTVDPRKLIRRSGSQPGDALVLTKPLGTAIILTAEEVDMADPAHVRAAVDSMLALNRRPSQIAREVGVHAMADVTGFGLMGHGAEMAEAGSVAFEFEASRLPLLPGALDYADRGIGTGGGARNRSALEATVTIDDSVAESMRQVLFDPQTSGGLLIALPEERAIELERRMTAEGLAFWRVGRVVEGSGVRVLP, encoded by the coding sequence ATGACGCAGAGCGAGGGACAAGAAGTCCGCCTCACACGGCTCGCGTCGTGCGCCGGCTGAGCGGGCAAGGCGGGGATCGCCCTACTGGCGCAGGTCGTGCGCCCGCTCGCTGAGGCGTTCAAGCCGCAGGACTACCCGGACCTCATCGTCGGGCTCGCCGGGCTGGATGACGCTGCCGTCTACAAGCTCAGCGACGACCTCGCGATCGTGCTGACGACGGATTTCTTCCCTCCCGTTGTGGACGACCCGTACGTGTTTGGGGCCGTCGCCGCCGCCAACGCCATGAGCGACGTTTTCGCCATGGGCGGCGAGGTCGTCCTCGCGCTGAACGTCGTCGGCTTCCCCGAAGACGCGCCGCCGGAGGTCCTGGGCGAGATCCTCAGGGGCGGCGCGGCGAAGGTCGCCGAGGCGGGCGGCGCCATCGCCGGCGGCCACACCGTGTACGACCGCGAACCCAAGTACGGGCTGTGTGTCCTAGGCACCGTCGATCCGCGAAAGCTCATCAGGCGCAGCGGCTCGCAGCCCGGGGACGCGCTCGTCCTGACCAAGCCCCTGGGAACGGCCATCATCCTCACTGCCGAAGAGGTGGACATGGCCGATCCCGCTCACGTCCGGGCAGCGGTCGACTCCATGCTCGCCCTCAACCGCCGTCCGTCGCAGATCGCCCGCGAAGTCGGGGTCCACGCCATGGCCGACGTCACCGGCTTCGGGCTGATGGGCCACGGCGCCGAGATGGCGGAGGCGGGAAGCGTCGCCTTCGAGTTCGAGGCGTCGCGCCTGCCGCTGCTGCCCGGCGCGCTCGATTACGCCGACCGAGGGATCGGTACCGGCGGCGGCGCGCGCAACCGCTCCGCCCTTGAGGCCACGGTCACTATCGATGACAGCGTAGCCGAATCGATGCGGCAGGTCCTGTTCGACCCGCAGACATCGGGCGGGCTGCTGATCGCCCTTCCCGAAGAGCGGGCGATCGAGTTGGAGCGACGGATGACTGCGGAGGGGCTCGCCTTCTGGCGGGTCGGCCGCGTCGTTGAGGGCTCGGGAGTGAGGGTGCTGCCGTGA
- a CDS encoding LppX_LprAFG lipoprotein yields the protein MRPRLVLITAAATLVASVALSCGDGDGGEGTPVALPPGDEVLADAVAAVDTMKTFHFRLEHENGASRIPLDLDLVTAEGNVVVPDRLWARLEARAGRQTVRVEVIGIGDEGWITNPFNRQWQPLPSGTTIKDVFDPAQGVKVVADSLVAPQVTGEEEVDGVPSYVLEGTVASEVLEAAAPIAEPGFTIRVRAWVGKDDSLMRRIYLEGPIAADEPQDIVRKLHISRYNEPVTVTPPP from the coding sequence GTGAGACCGCGACTCGTCCTGATTACGGCGGCCGCAACGCTGGTTGCGTCCGTTGCGCTCTCCTGCGGCGACGGCGATGGCGGAGAGGGCACGCCGGTGGCGCTCCCGCCCGGCGACGAGGTGCTTGCGGACGCCGTCGCAGCGGTCGATACCATGAAAACGTTCCACTTCCGCCTCGAGCACGAGAACGGCGCGTCCCGCATCCCGCTCGATCTCGACCTCGTGACGGCGGAGGGCAACGTAGTCGTGCCCGACCGGCTGTGGGCGAGGCTGGAAGCGAGAGCAGGCCGCCAGACGGTGCGCGTCGAGGTCATCGGCATCGGCGATGAAGGCTGGATCACCAACCCGTTCAACCGTCAGTGGCAGCCGCTGCCCTCCGGCACGACGATAAAGGACGTCTTCGACCCAGCGCAGGGGGTGAAGGTGGTGGCGGATTCCCTCGTGGCCCCGCAGGTTACCGGCGAGGAAGAGGTGGACGGCGTGCCCAGCTACGTGCTGGAAGGGACGGTAGCGTCGGAGGTGCTGGAGGCGGCGGCGCCCATCGCCGAGCCCGGCTTCACGATTCGCGTCAGGGCGTGGGTGGGGAAAGACGATTCGCTGATGCGCCGCATCTACCTCGAAGGGCCCATCGCCGCCGACGAGCCGCAGGACATCGTGCGCAAGCTCCACATCTCCCGCTACAATGAGCCCGTCACTGTGACGCCCCCGCCCTGA
- a CDS encoding MFS transporter, whose amino-acid sequence MSQTITDSVRNWALSRPQMATTWLLIAVGFAVFLGALDQTVVVTLLEPILEGVNVPLDQFYRAAWIINGYILGYVVAMPLMGRVADVYGHSRIFLLALAVFLIASLWVSACQSLEMLIVARAVQALGAGALVPISMAIVAQHVPPERRALSFGLLGAAAEGGGLLGPLWGGSWVELLGWRGHFWINVPLCIPVIVIVLLMTRREEKQPVAVDYMGGMLIAGALTSLAVALTDDPVAGRAWWINLLLYLTAAAFTIAFIWRERVARTPMLALSLFRSAVFAAGNFTHMLMGGGLIVAMVSVPVFTIAILGGSYFEGGLNLMRLTVMLPVGAVAGGYLSGWLGYNRTTAIGMAISGLGFFLMHFWTDEIADPWFTLNLLLTGLGFGLVIAPISAAVINSVAERDRATASALLTVMRLVGMLIGVALLTSRGLGRFYELAGGVGLDDPQYEEKVRSLEVSSFSDTFLVAALVCFAAVVPAMLIGRGVARRFRLTEVWRAPH is encoded by the coding sequence ATGTCACAGACGATAACCGACTCCGTGCGCAACTGGGCGCTCTCCCGCCCGCAGATGGCGACGACATGGCTGCTCATTGCCGTCGGGTTCGCCGTCTTCCTCGGCGCCCTCGACCAGACGGTCGTGGTCACCCTCCTCGAACCGATACTGGAGGGCGTGAACGTCCCCCTCGACCAGTTCTACCGCGCGGCGTGGATCATCAACGGCTACATCCTGGGGTACGTCGTCGCCATGCCGCTGATGGGGCGCGTCGCCGACGTCTACGGGCACAGCCGCATCTTTCTCCTGGCGCTCGCAGTTTTCCTTATCGCGTCGCTGTGGGTCTCGGCCTGTCAGAGCCTGGAGATGCTGATCGTCGCTCGGGCGGTGCAGGCGCTGGGGGCGGGCGCGCTCGTGCCCATCTCGATGGCGATCGTGGCCCAGCACGTGCCGCCGGAGCGGCGGGCGCTGAGCTTCGGGCTGCTGGGCGCCGCGGCCGAGGGCGGCGGGCTGTTGGGGCCGCTATGGGGCGGTAGCTGGGTGGAGCTGCTCGGCTGGCGCGGCCACTTCTGGATCAACGTCCCGCTGTGCATACCGGTCATCGTCATCGTCCTGCTTATGACGCGGCGGGAGGAGAAGCAGCCCGTCGCCGTCGACTACATGGGCGGGATGCTGATCGCGGGCGCGCTGACGTCGCTCGCCGTCGCCCTCACCGACGACCCCGTCGCCGGGCGCGCGTGGTGGATCAACCTGCTCCTTTATCTGACCGCGGCCGCGTTCACCATCGCCTTCATCTGGCGCGAGCGCGTCGCCCGCACGCCGATGCTTGCGCTATCGCTGTTCCGCTCCGCCGTCTTCGCGGCCGGCAACTTCACGCACATGCTTATGGGCGGCGGACTGATCGTCGCCATGGTGTCGGTGCCCGTCTTCACCATCGCCATCCTGGGCGGCTCCTACTTCGAAGGGGGGCTAAACCTGATGCGTCTGACCGTGATGCTGCCCGTCGGTGCCGTTGCCGGCGGCTACCTCTCGGGCTGGCTCGGCTACAACCGCACGACGGCGATAGGCATGGCGATAAGCGGCCTCGGCTTCTTCCTCATGCACTTCTGGACGGACGAAATCGCCGACCCCTGGTTCACGCTGAACCTGCTGCTGACCGGCCTCGGCTTCGGGCTCGTGATTGCCCCCATCAGCGCCGCCGTCATCAACTCCGTCGCCGAGCGAGATAGGGCGACGGCGTCGGCGCTGCTCACGGTGATGCGCCTCGTCGGGATGCTGATAGGCGTGGCGCTGCTGACGTCGCGAGGGCTGGGGCGCTTCTACGAGCTGGCGGGCGGCGTCGGTCTGGACGACCCGCAGTACGAGGAGAAGGTGCGAAGCCTCGAGGTGTCGAGTTTCAGCGACACGTTCCTGGTGGCGGCGCTGGTGTGTTTCGCCGCGGTCGTGCCGGCGATGCTGATCGGCCGCGGGGTCGCGCGTCGCTTCCGCCTCACCGAAGTCTGGCGCGCCCCCCACTAG
- a CDS encoding M48 family metallopeptidase — MTDKTPTKPVLIYDQIDKNRRATWLLLVGFVALVGVMAVAIDIALGLPLVIVPVLIGMAVIYAIFSYYASTRVTLAISQAREVTKAQEPELLRTVENLCIGAGLPMPKVYVIEDGSPNAFATGRDPDHAVVCVTRGLLEKLDHLELEGVIAHELSHIGNYDIRLMTVVVVLVGLIALMADLMLRLTFWGAGSRSSNRGRGGGGAAPFIYAFAIVAIILTPIAAQLIRFALSRQREYLADASGALLTRYPEGLARALEKIAADPDPLEVANKATAHLYINNPLREHKSFLNNLFATHPPIEERIALLRAM; from the coding sequence TTGACCGACAAAACGCCGACGAAGCCCGTCCTCATCTACGACCAGATCGACAAGAACCGTCGCGCCACCTGGCTGCTGCTCGTCGGCTTCGTGGCGCTCGTGGGCGTCATGGCCGTCGCCATCGATATCGCCCTCGGGCTGCCGCTCGTCATCGTCCCCGTGCTTATCGGCATGGCGGTGATTTACGCCATTTTCAGCTACTACGCCTCGACGCGCGTCACGCTCGCGATCTCGCAGGCGCGCGAGGTGACGAAGGCGCAGGAGCCGGAATTGCTGCGGACGGTGGAGAACCTGTGCATCGGCGCCGGTCTGCCCATGCCGAAGGTCTACGTCATCGAGGACGGCTCGCCGAACGCCTTCGCCACCGGCCGCGACCCCGACCACGCGGTGGTCTGCGTGACGCGGGGACTGCTGGAGAAACTCGACCACCTGGAGCTGGAAGGCGTCATCGCGCACGAGCTGTCGCACATCGGCAACTACGATATCCGGCTGATGACGGTCGTCGTGGTGCTCGTGGGGCTGATCGCGCTCATGGCCGACCTGATGCTGCGCCTCACGTTCTGGGGCGCGGGCAGCCGTTCGAGCAACCGCGGCCGCGGCGGGGGTGGCGCCGCCCCGTTCATTTACGCCTTCGCCATCGTCGCGATCATACTGACGCCGATAGCGGCACAGCTCATCCGCTTTGCGCTGTCGAGGCAGCGGGAGTACCTGGCGGACGCGTCGGGGGCGCTGCTGACGCGCTACCCTGAGGGACTGGCGCGGGCGCTGGAGAAGATAGCGGCGGACCCCGACCCGCTGGAGGTGGCGAATAAGGCGACGGCGCACCTGTACATCAATAATCCGCTGCGAGAGCACAAGAGTTTCCTGAACAACCTGTTTGCCACGCACCCGCCCATCGAGGAGCGCATCGCCCTCCTTCGCGCGATGTGA
- a CDS encoding LemA family protein produces MTAALIVLAVVIVIVVLMVLFTLGIYNGLVRSKVRTQEAWSGIDVQLKRRADLVPNLVETVRGYAEHERAVFENVTRARSMLQQAEGPAQAAEANNQLTQALRSLFAVAENYPQLRASENFMALQQELSDIEEKIAYARQFYNRNVTDFNSRILVVPNVFIARMFNFQPFEFFEAEEGAREAPEVSFQR; encoded by the coding sequence GTGACGGCAGCCCTCATCGTCCTCGCCGTCGTGATTGTCATCGTCGTCTTGATGGTGCTGTTCACGCTCGGCATCTACAACGGCCTTGTGCGCTCGAAGGTGCGGACACAGGAGGCATGGTCGGGAATCGACGTCCAGCTCAAGCGCCGCGCCGATCTCGTGCCCAACCTCGTCGAGACGGTGCGCGGCTACGCGGAGCACGAGCGCGCAGTGTTCGAGAACGTCACGCGCGCCCGCTCGATGCTGCAACAGGCGGAAGGCCCGGCCCAGGCGGCTGAGGCGAACAACCAGCTAACACAGGCCCTGCGGTCGCTGTTCGCAGTGGCGGAGAACTACCCGCAGCTGCGGGCGAGCGAGAACTTCATGGCGCTGCAACAGGAGCTTTCCGACATCGAGGAGAAGATCGCCTACGCCCGCCAGTTCTACAACCGCAACGTGACCGACTTCAACAGCCGCATCCTTGTCGTGCCGAACGTATTCATCGCCCGCATGTTCAACTTCCAGCCCTTCGAGTTCTTCGAGGCCGAGGAAGGAGCACGCGAGGCGCCGGAGGTCAGCTTCCAGCGTTGA